Below is a window of Nicotiana tabacum cultivar K326 chromosome 19, ASM71507v2, whole genome shotgun sequence DNA.
ATGAAGTTTATCAAGAATGACTTATGGAATCAAATGGATGATGAATTTTTGGACGGTTGCATAGTGCCTTATGTAGAAAAAAAAGTATTTCGTACTATTTCTAATGAggttattataaaaatatttcaagagaTGAGACCTCATCGAGTACAATTGtaataatatatttaaattatgctttcagtagtaatattttttttgttgattcCTTTATATCGGTTTTGATTTATACAATAGTTAATTATGTTAAAGCGTTTTTATGATTTAGCTAAATATTGtgtattttattattaaaaaattcgGTGCACccattcataaaaaaaattatttacttaTCCAAAGGTTGAACACCCTTCGTGAAATTCCTGGCTATGTCACTATCATTgatcatagacttaccaaaactagtcaagcatatataaaaattaaaaactcaaataaataaaGTTCTTTCTCTACAAGAATTACACGTAAATATcttctttcatatttttaagcgtgattagcaacattacATGCAAGACAGAAAGAAAATTTTATGGATGAGATAGCAaacaaggtgatgaaatacaagaaatatatatatatatatatatatatatatatatatatatatatatatatatatatatatatatatatatacacacacacacaaaaatctaaacaaaaaatgaccttttTCAATGtgtatggttgaaattcattgaaaacatatatatgagtcaatatataaaatttgaggaagattggaggtgatttggactgatttggtatcaaaattcgtagttaaaatcgagttcaaaaaattcttctgctaCACATGTattcaaacatgtatcacgcatgtatcacATACAggtatacatgtgatacatattTGATACTAATTAAATACATGTGATACAAAAATGTGACAcattattttttttcatgttcatcttctatttcgaattttcaattcaaaccacctcgaaactccaccaaatcattccaaaactgaTATTCAAACTGTTTAAGATGTACCCCAATATATTCTAATAACACTcactcaaaagaaaataaaaaattaacctTTTTTGACTACAAAttgctaattggctaatattattaatatttgactaatattaataatattttatgaattaactaatttttataataaattacTTATAAATAGACATAGCTGGTAGTTCCGTCAGGTAAAACCTAAGTACTCTTCTTTTGTCTAACTCTCATACAGCTGTTAGCTGTTTATTTCATTAGTATTCACTATATATTGAGTAGTAGTACTCCATTATTTTTGGGACATGTGAAAGAGAGAATAAGGCCCATTTTTGGCGAGCTTTCTTTATTTTACTTATTCTAGTAACCTTGCTTGTCTCTTTGCAATTTGGCATAAACTAATTACTTCTCACATCTCAGTATATAATTAATGTTACTAGTTGTACAGTTGTTTGGCCAAAAGTATTGATGATCTTTCTCTGACTGAAGAACAGACGGTGCTAGCCTATAATTGTTTAAAcactaaaaatattataaaaataatgttGAAATTTCCTCGAACCTGTCATACAATACGTGAAATTTAATAAGTGTGCTTTAACAAGTCAAGGAGATCACTTAAatcgaatattttatttttacaaaagCTACGAATGTCTATTTAAAAAGGGAGGATTAACAATGGGATATACTTTAAAACACCAAAGAAATATGAACGTAGGAACCATAATTAGATCTAACGAACGCTACTGCAGATGACACTTAGAAAGGTTGACTTAGCTTATCTGAAATTACTACCTGTAGGTATAGTCACGAAACTAGTAAAAAACTAAGGTTAGGAATTAATTAATATCATAATCCATTTATTAGCTAACAAAATATCCACAACGTCTAATTTTTTATTACGCATTTAGTAAAGCAGAGTACATTCCTCCTTAATTACTTCCTATGTTTATTGTTTTCCTGCTTAATATTAAGTACCCTTTAGTAAAGCAAGGCACCTTCATTCAGAAGAAAGTAACCATGCAGTGGAATTATTTTTAAGATATATTACCGTATTCACAAGAGTTAGATCCACTTTTTACAGGTCATTCCTCTTTTTTCTATAGATATTTCCACCGGGAAAACTATAATCatgattaaataatttaataaagtATATATAATTAATCATAATTAAGTGATTTGGTCTAAAACCCAGGTAAAGGTGCCTCTATTAACTACATTTAAGAAGATGCATTGTACATGGATCCCTAATTAAATGAGTATTTGCACCTCTTATAAGTTGGATCTAAAATACTGAATGGTGCACCGGAATCTGGAAACATAAAATAAATGTgggttttaattattttaattgaagttagTTGACCTAAAACAGATTTTAATACTGATTTTGAAAATTCAACTGGGCCGCAATGACATAGTCCTAAATCTATAATCAATGAACTTCCGACATTCAACTTCATTCATATACAAAGATTATTCTTTCATTTGGGAAAAGCCATATACGTGTGCTGTAAATGGGCTGGAGTGTCAATGGTACCACGTTGCTACTTACTTTGataacaaaattaaaattgaaactTAGTAATTTATAGTACTTCATTTATGTAACATGAAGCAGTTCTGATAATTTGGGATGTCCCGCTCAAGTATATGAAGTTTTTTCAAACCAACAATGTAGCTTACAAGagattttaagtaatttatttttcaatgtagccaaaaataattaccaaTACTAATTCATTTGCTCATTCCCCTTTTTTCAAACTTTATTTATGAACTAAACATTCTTCACCGTTACAGAAAATGAGGTACCATAACTTGTGAACATACACCAAATCTGTTGATTACAAAAAATTGAAACTGAGAAATGTTTGGTGGGATTGATTTCGTAGAAACTAATAACCAACCACACACGTCTTTTTAAGAATCCCCCTCCCAAAAAAagattttcggaaagttttttcTACATGTTTATAGTTCATCTTCTACCTTAAAAAATTCGGACTATATGATCAAAAATTCTTTTTGACAACACTGTTATCCAAGCAAACTTAAACACGCTCTGATAACTTTCGTCGAATACTTGCTATCAACATACATAATTTTGTTGGCAAGCcacctaatattttttttttgtctccGTTGAAATATGAATCATGATCTTTCATAATTTTTAATCACTTTATTAACCGCTAGGACACACATTTTATTTTCAGTTAAATGATCATATTTTTATTGTATTATACttgtaattttgaaaaatatttttctctatgAAATTAATAGTCTTAACTTTGTCGagattagtaaaaaaaaaaatagaaaacaaatgaATCCAAATCTCAGAAAAGTAAAGCCATCTTTGGTGGATTTATTCAAAATTGAATCCCACTCCtcacgaaaaaaaaaaaaacaattacacAATACACCATAACGTACGAAAAGGTGGCTATTAAAAACAGTACGAAACAGTGACCCTATTAAtaaaaacaacataaaaaagTCAGAGTAACTTCAAAAACCAGCTCCACGCGCCAGCCCATAGTGTGAGTGAGAATTCCCGGCGAAAAATCCTCTTGTCCCAGCTATATTTATTTCCAATTTCCACAAACTATCCAAAGGCCagcttttttctctctttctgcatatacaaaaaaaaaagtacagAAAAGTTTTAGAGAGAAGAAAGGGAGGTCAATAAAAATACCCATAATATAACTATGGCTTCTGAATTGATCTACCGGGGACCGGAATCACAGCCGGTTCCCGACGTTTACACTCCGAAACCAGACAAGCCATGGTTGAGTGTAATTCGACCCGTTCGTTACTTGTTACGCGAACAACGCATCGTTTTCCTATTTGTAGGCATTGCTATCGCCTCTTTAATCTTCGCCCTTTTGCCCTCGTCTCGTTCGGGCAGCTTAAATTACGCGATCTACGACTCCTACTTACCCTCCGAGTCGACTCAGTCTCAGGTGGCTCACCGTATGATCTACCAGAACCGACCCGGATTCGGGTCGTTCAATTCGGGCGGGAAGATCCCGTTGGGCTTGCAACGTAAGGGTTTGAGGATCGTAGTGACCGGTGGTGCCGGTTTTGTAGGTAGCCACCTTGTGGACCGTTTGATTGCTAGAGGTGATAGCGTGATCGTCGTTGATAACTTTTTCACCGGTCGGAAAGAGAATGTTATGCACCATTTCGGTAACCCTAGGTTTGAGCTCATTCGACACGACGTCGTTGAGCCACTTTTGCTTGAAGTTGACCAGATCTATCACCTTGCTTGCCCTGCTTCCCCTGTTCATTACAAGCATAACCCCGTCAAGACTAttatatcctttttattttcgTCATTACTATTCATAATATTAATTTGTGTTGTGTTATGGTTTCTAATTCAATTTTTTATACGTTGTATTATTATTAATGTTGGATTAAAATTATGTTAATCCTTGACGAAGTAATTTTACAAGACTAATGTGGTGGGGACATTGAACATGCTGGGATTAGCTAAAAGAGTCGGTGCGCGGTTTTTGCTAACGAGCACCAGCGAGGTGTACGGTGATCCATTAGAACATCCACAGAAAGAGACATACTGGGGCAATGTTAATCCCATCGGtaagtttcttttttattttaaacgAATTTcgtttttttatatttgttttttattacaATAATGATAGCTATTTTTGCTGGTGAAATGAAATCTGGTAATGTGTCTGGGACACAACAATGAACATGAAGGGGTACGGCTCACGTTAGTGTTGGGTCTCAAGGGTTGTGACTAACGTGAGCGTTGGCAGACTTTTTTAAGGAACCGAGTCGTGCGTCGTATGAATGTGGAGCCACGTGTTCAACGACGATGACAACTAATGAACTTCTCTTTCCTTAGATCCGGTCGGGAAATTAAATTTTGTCAACTGTTCAATCGTGATTTGCGGGTCCCGCCGCTTCATTCCAACtatcttttcctttttcatttaatTGGCGCGCCCTTTTCTCTTGAATCTTCTCTCTCTGTCTTTTATTATTAGGTTTTGTcctagaataaaataaattagtaagtaattatatactatatttttgtctttctctcttctttttttcaattttttaaaatatgaaacACGAATAGTTTTACCATAAAGGAAGAGGAAAAAAATGTAATTGGACTAGTAGTTGTTAAGAGTTAATGAATTCGTACAGAATGTTGTAGTGGAATTACGCCCAAAGAGTGTGATTTAGTTGATAAAGCCAGAGAATCAACAGgtctcaaattcaaattcaactaAAGCAAAAATCATTAGATAATTTCTCATAGGCCTAAGTTTTAGTGGGTAGAATTACCCGATAAAGTGCTTTTGGGAGATAGTACCTGGTATATGAACAAATTGGCTCGAACATCACcatcataaaaaaataaataatgcagTTGAATTATAACATGAATTCCCCGCTGATATGATAATTTAGGATAATAGTCTCTTAAAGCCAAGTTGTCTTGCAGACTTGGAGCAACGgtcaagttgtctccgtgtgacctataagtCACGAGTTTAAGCCGTGAAATTAGCCAGATTGTGCGGTCCTTCTTCGGATCCCGGATGAACAAGGAATGTTTTGTGTATCGGTCCCTTTTTAGTCTCTCTTTTTTGTGTGTATATTCTAATGTAAATCTGGAATAGTTACAAATGTGTGAGTAGTGGGGTGTACTGACCAAGAAAGGTGAATAACAGGTGTCCGAAGTTGCTACGATGAGGGAAAGCGAACGGCTGAAACGTTGACCATGGACTACCACAGAGGTGCTGGCGTCGAGGTTCGTactttccttccattttcaatccATATTCGAGGTTAAAATGAAGTTTAACTAAGTTATCTTTTATAATTGAAGTTTACACTTATTGATAGTTTAGACTCCATAGATAATGTAACTGTAATTTTTCTGGCATTACATGGACAAAAAAATGCTCAGAAATAAGCAAAAATATAAAAGTTTAACCACATCTCTGGAGACAGATGTAGTATTTCTCTATTGCACACATACTTGGtcgattaccatattttgtaGGTTACCAGTCCATGTTTGATATAAAAAGTTACATGTAATTGGCTTTTAGATGAGTTGATTgtgaaaaaaaatttaaagtgtaTGTTAATCAAACTTGTCTTGCTATTCTAAAATTATGTTGATGTATGCATGTGGTTGCAGGTGAGGATTGCTAGGATCTTTAACACCTATGGACCTCGTATGTGCATTGATGATGGTCGCGTTGTCAGCAACTTTGTCGCTCAGGTGAACTTCTCCACCTACCCAAATATAAAAATCTAATGTTGAACTTTAATGGATTCTTAAATTGCattaaaaaagaagcaaaaaagcaAATATGATATTTGCATTCTTGTAAACCATAATTTCACATTGCGTACAGGCCTTAAGGAAGGAGCCTTTGACGGTTTATGGAGATGGGAAGCAGACAAGAAGTTTCCAATTTGTTTCAGATCTGGTAATGCACTctacttttttctgtttttccTACTTTTTGCTTATTTAATTATGTTGTTACCTTTCCAGTATTAATGCCTCACTGCTTGCTTCTCAAAGTGGCTTTCAAATGGAAGATTCCTTAATAATTGACGTTGCCATCTAGATGCAAACTGGTTTTGCTAAATAAACATTGTTTTCAATATATCAACGTGAAAAGTTCTTTTGTTAGAATGCACCATACATTATACGACATGAAAAGAAACCATTTTTAATATCTTGGACCTAAAGGGTCCCGGGCCTGTTACAAGGATAAAAATTGTAGTGTGGAAGCACATGCCATGTTCAACTAGAAGCCAGAGCTGGGACCAGCAATTGTTTTAGATTTAACTGTTTTGGAgaagttaaataatttttttgttgagAAGACGGGATTTAACTGACaatgtaaataatttttatattatcatatatttaCCTTTATTGCAAGTTTTTCTCAAAAAGGATTTACTTTATTTGCTAGATTATCAAATTAGAGTTATTATATACAGTTAGTTGTTGTCATTTTAACCTGATGATGTAAAATAATTTTTGCTATTAGTGCATATATGTTGAAACTATTTCTTTTATTCTCTTGTACCTTTACTTGTCCCCACTCTTTGTAGTGTTCAACTCCTTAGCAAACTTGAGGTTGATTGAGATTCGCTTAGCGTAGAGTATAGATTTCTTAACTTGTCAAAGTTGGACGTTGGTAAGTTTTAGTGTGTATAGAGTTACAAGATATAGTAGGAGTCGGTTGTTTCTTGAGACCAATTATGTAGTAAAAGTGAAAAACCGTGGGTTATAATCTTGAGTTTTAATTTTTTAAGAGTATGAATCTAAAGTTTGTTTTATTTTGGTTACTTGTGAAGGTTGAGGGCCTTATGCGCTTGATGGAAGGAGAACACGTTGGACCATTCAACCTCGGAAACCCTGGCGAATTCACAATGCTTGAACTTGCTAAGGTATGCATGACATATTTTCCAACCATCCAAGTCCTCTTGTTGAGTCTTGGATTCTCCAGATTTACGATATATTTTCTTCGCATTGACATTTTACAGCTTGGTTAGGTCTTATCAAACTAGACTTTATCAGCTAATCAAAATGATTGAACTAAGTAGGTATTATCAAGAGTTTAACTTGTATAAATTGACAATATTAAATCTTTTTTACATTACCAGATCACCTAAAAATCCTAGTCAGTTTACCACATTTTGGTGACACGTATCATTTATGGTGCAGGTGGTCCAGGAAACCATTGATCCAAATGCTCAGATTGAGTTCAGACCAAACACAGAGGATGACCCACACAAGAGGAAGCCTGATATCTCAAGGGCTAAAGAGTTACTTGGTTGGGAACCAAAAGTGGCTCTCAGGAAAGGACTGCCTATGATGGTGCAAGACTTTAGGCAACGTATTTTTGGTGACCACAAAGAAGATGCTTCTTCAGCTTAATAGAGAGAGTGTATTTGGATATTGTTTATGGTATTTTAACTCGGTCAGGGGCGAAATGCACCGCGGCGAAAGATGACTCCTATGCTCATTTAGTTCAGCAAAAGTGCAGGCAGCAGTAGACTGAGCCCCCTAGTTCTTTGAATAGTTTAATAGTTGTTCATGTTATATTCCTGTCAATTTTGTAATTCTATTGTCCTTTTTTCAACACTTGATGTAGACGAGCAACCTCCATTATTATCGTAAGAATAAACAGGTTCCTATTTTTTCACTTAAAGTGGGACTTGATTGTCGTTATTGGGGCTGTTTGCGAAGTGTACTAGAAACACAGTTGACAGTAATTCATTGAGGCAAAG
It encodes the following:
- the LOC107801385 gene encoding UDP-glucuronic acid decarboxylase 2, which encodes MASELIYRGPESQPVPDVYTPKPDKPWLSVIRPVRYLLREQRIVFLFVGIAIASLIFALLPSSRSGSLNYAIYDSYLPSESTQSQVAHRMIYQNRPGFGSFNSGGKIPLGLQRKGLRIVVTGGAGFVGSHLVDRLIARGDSVIVVDNFFTGRKENVMHHFGNPRFELIRHDVVEPLLLEVDQIYHLACPASPVHYKHNPVKTIKTNVVGTLNMLGLAKRVGARFLLTSTSEVYGDPLEHPQKETYWGNVNPIGVRSCYDEGKRTAETLTMDYHRGAGVEVRIARIFNTYGPRMCIDDGRVVSNFVAQALRKEPLTVYGDGKQTRSFQFVSDLVEGLMRLMEGEHVGPFNLGNPGEFTMLELAKVVQETIDPNAQIEFRPNTEDDPHKRKPDISRAKELLGWEPKVALRKGLPMMVQDFRQRIFGDHKEDASSA